From the genome of Amycolatopsis camponoti:
GACCCGCAGATCGCGCCGCCGGCCGTGCTGAGCCTGGAGACGCCGCAGAACCGCTGTGGCGGGCTGCCCCTGCAGCTGGACTACCTCAGCGAGGTGTCCCGGCTGATCCGCTCGCACGGTGTCGCCCTGCACCTCGACGGCGCCCGCCTGTTCAACGCGGCCGTCGCGCTCGGCGTCAGCGCGGCCGAGGTGGCCAAGCACGCGGACACGGTGCAGATCTGCCTGTCGAAAGGCCTCTGCGCGCCGATCGGCTCGGTGCTGGTCGGCGACCGCGTGACGATCGCGGCGGCGCGCCGGATGCGCAAGATGCTCGGCGGCGGCATGCGCCAGGCCGGGATGATCGCGGCGTGCGGCATCGTGGCGCTGACGGACATGACCGAGCGCCTGGCCGACGACCACGCCCGCGCGGCGCGCCTGGCCCGCGGCCTGTCGCGCATCCCGGGCGTCCGGCTGGATCCGGGCCCGCCGCTGACCAACATGGTGTTCTTCAAGGTCCGCGACGACCGCTACACGACCCGGACGCTGATCGAGGCCGCCCGCCGCCGCGGGATCCGGGTGGAGGAGCTGGGCACCGACCGCATCCGCGCGGTGACCCACGCGGGCGTCGACGACGACGCCGTGGACCGCGCGGTCTCGGTGTTCGGCGACCTCCTGGGCCACGACGCCCTGGTGCGGTGAACCCGCGGGGCCGGGGCGGCCGCCGTCCCGGCCCGTAAGGGTTTCCTAATGCCGGATGCGCCGGTTCGCCGGCCGGCCGGGGCTAGGGTCGCGCGGGTGTCCAGATCACTGCGTGGCTTCCTCGTCGCCGTTCCGGGACTGCTGCTGGCCGGGTTCGGCACGGTGCACCCCGCCCAGCTCGACGCGGCCACCGCGCCCTGGTGGACGACGCTGCACATCATCCTGCTGCCGGTCTTCCCATTGCTGGCCGTGGCGCAGTGGTTCCTGCTGAGGGAGGCACCGCCGTGGTTGCGGTGGCCGGGCTGGGTGGCGGCGTTCGGGTACGCGGCCTTCTACGGCGGACTCGACGCGGTGGCGGGGATCGCCGGCGGCACGGTGGTCCACGCCCAGCACGGCGCCACCCCGGTCGTCGGCGCGGTCTTCACGGCCGGCGACCTGGTCGGCCACATCGGCGCGGCCTGCTTCCTCGTGGCGAGCGCGTTGATCGTCGTGGCGGCGACCTTGCGCGCGGGGTGGTGGGCGGTGCCGGGCGGGGTGGTCCTCCTGCCGGCGAGTGTGTCCTTTCTGGACAGTCACATCTTCTGGCCGCGGGGTGTGCTCACGATGCTCGCCGTCGCG
Proteins encoded in this window:
- a CDS encoding GntG family PLP-dependent aldolase, whose translation is MTTFADDLATLRPETAPAQGTHVELRSDTFTLPTPTMLEAAARAPLGDDVYGEDPTVDRLEQLAAELLGKQAGCLMPSGTMANLTALLAHCPRGGKAIVGHESDVYVYEAGGASLCGGIVYDPLPNLPDGTIDPAAIAEACAVDRSDPQIAPPAVLSLETPQNRCGGLPLQLDYLSEVSRLIRSHGVALHLDGARLFNAAVALGVSAAEVAKHADTVQICLSKGLCAPIGSVLVGDRVTIAAARRMRKMLGGGMRQAGMIAACGIVALTDMTERLADDHARAARLARGLSRIPGVRLDPGPPLTNMVFFKVRDDRYTTRTLIEAARRRGIRVEELGTDRIRAVTHAGVDDDAVDRAVSVFGDLLGHDALVR